Proteins from one candidate division WOR-3 bacterium genomic window:
- the scpB gene encoding SMC-Scp complex subunit ScpB yields MKTLQLLQEFLTIKERFEKVFRRDSKRILEAILFCAHEPISPRRLALTLKMSEKEVERIVEELNWEYERDGHSFRIHKIVAGYQLYTLPEYAEWIKLFFTPKRPKLSKAAREILAIIAFKQPITKPEIEKIRGVDSTSTLHYLLERKLIKIAGRAKKLGAPFLYKTTKEFLKYFGLSKIEDLPSAEELDSFFQSAAPSEEKKEGSDSEDFPTR; encoded by the coding sequence GTGAAGACCCTCCAATTGCTGCAAGAGTTTTTAACGATAAAGGAAAGATTTGAGAAAGTCTTCCGAAGGGATAGTAAGAGGATTTTGGAGGCGATTCTCTTCTGCGCCCACGAGCCGATAAGTCCGAGGAGGCTTGCCCTCACCTTAAAAATGAGCGAGAAGGAAGTAGAACGGATCGTTGAGGAATTGAATTGGGAATACGAGAGGGATGGTCACTCCTTCCGCATTCATAAAATTGTCGCTGGTTATCAACTCTATACCCTACCCGAGTATGCGGAATGGATTAAATTATTCTTTACCCCCAAAAGACCGAAATTGTCAAAGGCGGCAAGGGAGATTTTAGCCATTATCGCCTTCAAACAGCCAATCACCAAACCGGAGATTGAAAAGATCCGGGGGGTTGACTCCACTTCCACCCTCCACTACCTCTTAGAGCGGAAATTGATAAAAATTGCCGGTCGGGCAAAGAAGTTGGGTGCCCCCTTTCTCTATAAGACGACCAAGGAGTTCTTGAAGTATTTTGGCCTTTCTAAAATAGAGGATCTGCCGAGTGCCGAAGAGTTAGATAGTTTTTTCCAATCCGCGGCTCCCTCCGAGGAGAAAAAAGAGGGGAGTGATAGTGAAGATTTTCCTACCCGCTAA